From the Streptomyces pluripotens genome, one window contains:
- the trmD gene encoding tRNA (guanosine(37)-N1)-methyltransferase TrmD, which translates to MRLDVITIFPEYLNPLDVSLVGKARARGQLNVHVHDLRDWTYDRHNTVDDTPYGGGPGMVMKTGPWGDALDTALADGYETGAHAPALIVPTPSGRPFTQELAVELSERPWLIFTPARYEGIDRRVMDEYATRMPVYEVSIGDYVLAGGEAAVLVVTEAVARLLPGVLGNAESHRDDSFAPGAMANLLEGPVYTKPPLWRGRGIPDVLLSGHHGKIARWRRDEAFRRTTANRPDLIERCDPKAFDKKDREMLSILGWEPDPSGERYGRFWRRAEGVEE; encoded by the coding sequence ATGCGTCTCGACGTCATCACGATCTTCCCCGAGTACCTGAACCCGCTGGACGTCTCCTTGGTGGGCAAGGCCCGCGCGCGCGGGCAGCTGAACGTGCACGTGCACGACCTGCGGGACTGGACCTACGACCGGCACAACACCGTCGATGACACGCCGTACGGCGGTGGTCCAGGCATGGTCATGAAGACCGGGCCCTGGGGTGACGCCCTGGACACGGCCCTCGCCGACGGTTACGAGACCGGCGCGCACGCGCCCGCCCTGATCGTGCCCACGCCCAGCGGTCGGCCCTTCACCCAGGAACTGGCCGTTGAGCTCTCCGAGCGTCCCTGGCTGATCTTCACGCCGGCCCGCTACGAGGGTATCGACCGGCGCGTCATGGACGAGTACGCGACCCGCATGCCCGTCTACGAGGTCTCCATCGGGGACTACGTGCTGGCCGGCGGCGAGGCGGCCGTGCTCGTCGTCACGGAGGCCGTGGCCCGGCTACTGCCCGGCGTTCTAGGCAACGCCGAATCGCACCGTGACGACTCCTTCGCACCCGGCGCCATGGCCAACCTCCTGGAAGGTCCGGTCTACACCAAGCCGCCTCTCTGGCGTGGCCGGGGCATCCCGGACGTGCTGCTCAGCGGCCACCACGGCAAGATCGCCCGCTGGCGCCGCGACGAGGCCTTCCGGCGCACGACGGCCAACCGGCCGGATCTCATCGAGCGGTGCGACCCCAAGGCCTTCGACAAGAAGGACCGCGAGATGCTGTCCATCCTGGGCTGGGAACCGGATCCCAGTGGGGAGCGGTACGGCCGATTTTGGCGCCGCGCCGAGGGCGTGGAAGAATAG
- the rplS gene encoding 50S ribosomal protein L19, whose amino-acid sequence MSHLLDSVDVASLRSDIPAFRPGDTVNVHVRVIEGNRSRVQQFKGVVIRRQGSGVRETFTVRKVSFSVGVERTFPVHTPIVEKIELVTRGDVRRAKLYYLRELRGKAAKIKEKRES is encoded by the coding sequence ATGTCTCACCTGCTCGACTCCGTCGACGTCGCGTCGCTGCGCAGCGACATCCCGGCCTTCCGTCCGGGCGACACCGTCAACGTCCACGTCCGCGTCATCGAGGGCAACCGCTCCCGTGTGCAGCAGTTCAAGGGCGTTGTGATCCGTCGCCAGGGCTCCGGTGTCCGCGAGACCTTCACGGTCCGCAAGGTCTCGTTCTCCGTCGGCGTCGAGCGCACCTTCCCGGTGCACACCCCGATCGTCGAGAAGATCGAGCTCGTCACCCGCGGTGACGTGCGTCGCGCCAAGCTGTACTACCTCCGTGAGCTGCGCGGCAAGGCCGCGAAGATCAAGGAGAAGCGCGAGAGCTGA
- the lepB gene encoding signal peptidase I, translating to MDTEAQPTERDRSSRPESPGREGRSRSALVARFADWLPGGRITLTLFVCLVFLLLLNSFVVQPFQIPSGSMEQGLRIGDRVLVNKLAYRFGAHPRRGDVIVFDGTGYFGDADYVKRVVGVGGDHVVCCDREGRIEVNGRQVDETAFLYPGDSASEVPFDIVVPPGRLFVLGDHRGDSSDSRDHLGSPGGGMIPVGDVIGRADWIVWPYDRWTHLTRPSAYARVPAAATEDAHG from the coding sequence ATGGACACCGAAGCACAGCCGACGGAACGCGACCGCTCCTCCCGCCCGGAGTCCCCGGGCAGGGAGGGGCGGTCGCGTTCTGCGTTGGTGGCGCGGTTCGCCGACTGGCTGCCGGGCGGCCGGATCACCCTCACCCTCTTCGTCTGCCTGGTCTTTTTGCTGCTCCTCAACTCTTTCGTGGTGCAACCGTTCCAGATTCCGAGCGGATCCATGGAACAGGGTTTGAGGATCGGCGACCGCGTTCTCGTAAACAAGTTGGCGTACCGTTTCGGTGCCCACCCGCGGCGCGGCGACGTGATCGTGTTCGACGGCACCGGGTATTTCGGGGACGCGGACTATGTCAAGCGCGTCGTCGGCGTGGGGGGAGATCACGTGGTCTGCTGTGACAGGGAGGGGAGGATCGAGGTGAACGGCCGGCAGGTCGACGAGACGGCGTTCCTCTATCCCGGGGACAGCGCTTCCGAAGTGCCCTTCGACATCGTCGTGCCCCCGGGCCGCCTGTTCGTCCTCGGTGATCACCGCGGCGACTCCAGCGACTCCCGCGACCACCTGGGCTCACCGGGAGGCGGCATGATCCCTGTCGGGGACGTCATCGGCCGGGCCGACTGGATCGTATGGCCGTACGACCGGTGGACACACCTGACACGGCCGTCCGCCTACGCGCGGGTGCCCGCTGCTGCGACGGAGGACGCCCATGGGTAA
- the lepB gene encoding signal peptidase I — MGNRGKPRGAPDTPADDLLPTGVRRTSTPGGGRTRAERRKLQRRVKRKRRRSAVREIPLLIGVAVLIALVLKTFLVQAFVIPSGSMEQTIRIGDRVLVDKFTPWFGSTPQRGDVVVFHDPGGWLGDEETTKKNDPVVIKQLKEGLAFIGLLPSDNEKDLIKRVIGVGGDHVKCCDAQGRVTVNGVPLTEGDYLYPGNAPSAMPFDITVPKGRLWVMGDHRDDSADSRVHQNTPYGGTVSEDSVVGRAMVIGWPIGHWTRLEEPKTFASVAHSVSGATAGPHLSHRVGSADPNGMTQLPTPAELPLVMGVVGLRRVRCRRRHRVRSWRGGRGGRRTVGIRRRRAPWEPRGSGRPSTGRRHDLRE; from the coding sequence ATGGGTAACCGCGGAAAGCCACGCGGGGCGCCCGACACCCCCGCCGACGACCTGCTGCCGACCGGAGTCCGCCGCACCTCCACGCCCGGCGGCGGCCGCACGCGTGCGGAACGGCGCAAACTGCAGCGCAGGGTCAAGCGCAAGCGCAGGCGTTCAGCCGTTCGGGAGATTCCTCTTCTGATCGGCGTCGCCGTCCTCATCGCGCTGGTCCTCAAGACCTTCCTGGTCCAGGCGTTCGTGATCCCCTCCGGGTCGATGGAGCAGACGATCCGGATCGGCGACCGCGTGCTGGTGGACAAGTTCACCCCTTGGTTCGGCTCCACCCCGCAGCGCGGGGACGTCGTGGTGTTCCACGATCCAGGCGGCTGGTTGGGGGACGAGGAGACCACGAAGAAGAACGACCCGGTCGTGATCAAGCAGCTCAAAGAAGGCCTCGCCTTCATCGGCTTGCTGCCCTCCGACAATGAGAAGGACCTGATCAAACGGGTCATCGGGGTTGGCGGTGATCACGTCAAGTGCTGCGACGCACAGGGCCGTGTCACCGTCAACGGCGTACCGCTCACCGAAGGTGACTACCTCTATCCGGGGAACGCACCCTCCGCCATGCCGTTCGACATCACCGTCCCCAAGGGGCGACTGTGGGTGATGGGTGACCACCGTGACGACTCCGCGGACTCCCGCGTCCACCAGAACACGCCCTACGGCGGCACCGTCTCCGAGGACTCGGTGGTCGGTCGGGCCATGGTCATCGGCTGGCCGATCGGTCACTGGACGCGTCTGGAGGAACCTAAAACCTTCGCAAGCGTTGCGCACTCCGTGTCGGGGGCGACTGCGGGCCCCCACCTGTCGCATAGGGTTGGCTCCGCGGATCCGAACGGAATGACCCAGCTCCCGACCCCTGCGGAACTCCCGCTCGTTATGGGAGTGGTGGGCCTGCGCCGGGTGCGTTGCAGGCGGCGGCACAGAGTAAGGAGTTGGCGTGGGGGACGTGGCGGTAGGCGCACGGTCGGGATTCGACGACGAAGAGCACCGTGGGAACCCCGTGGAAGCGGACGTCCCTCGACCGGACGGCGCCATGACCTCCGGGAATGA
- the lepB gene encoding signal peptidase I, which yields MGDVAVGARSGFDDEEHRGNPVEADVPRPDGAMTSGNDEAAGGEGTPADEQRPRAGGADSKGAEDAEEPEGGKQKKPQRSFWKELPILIGIALVLALLIKTFLVQAFSIPSASMENTLQVGDRVLVDKLTPWFGSEPERGEIVVFHDPDNWLAGEPTPNPNPLQKVLSWIGLMPSANEKDLIKRVIGVGGDTVECLNSGPLKVNGKALNEPYVYPGNTPCSVDDVGGQFKVKIPKGYIWVMGDHRQNSRDSRYNQSDKNHGMVPVNKVVGRAIVRAWPINRWGTLPIPDTFDQPGLDQQSSAGASLTVAPEGVAVAAVLPVVVWRRRRADRLRTTVEQKKTSGNR from the coding sequence GTGGGGGACGTGGCGGTAGGCGCACGGTCGGGATTCGACGACGAAGAGCACCGTGGGAACCCCGTGGAAGCGGACGTCCCTCGACCGGACGGCGCCATGACCTCCGGGAATGACGAGGCGGCCGGTGGCGAGGGCACGCCAGCGGACGAGCAGCGACCCCGGGCCGGGGGAGCCGACTCGAAGGGCGCAGAGGATGCGGAGGAGCCAGAGGGCGGCAAGCAGAAGAAGCCGCAGCGCTCCTTCTGGAAGGAACTGCCGATCCTGATCGGCATCGCGCTGGTCCTCGCGCTACTGATCAAGACCTTCCTGGTCCAGGCGTTCTCCATCCCCTCCGCCTCGATGGAGAACACCCTGCAGGTGGGTGACCGCGTCTTGGTCGACAAGCTCACCCCGTGGTTCGGCTCCGAGCCCGAGCGCGGCGAGATCGTCGTCTTCCATGACCCGGACAACTGGCTCGCGGGCGAGCCCACGCCGAACCCCAATCCCTTGCAGAAGGTCCTCAGCTGGATCGGCCTGATGCCGTCGGCCAATGAGAAGGACCTGATCAAGCGTGTCATCGGCGTCGGCGGTGACACGGTCGAGTGCTTGAACAGCGGCCCGCTGAAGGTCAATGGCAAGGCACTGAACGAGCCGTACGTCTACCCGGGCAACACACCGTGCAGCGTGGACGACGTGGGCGGCCAGTTCAAGGTGAAGATTCCCAAGGGCTACATCTGGGTGATGGGCGACCACCGCCAGAACTCCCGGGACTCCCGCTACAACCAGTCCGACAAGAACCACGGCATGGTGCCTGTGAACAAGGTCGTCGGTCGTGCCATCGTCAGGGCCTGGCCTATCAACCGCTGGGGCACCCTGCCGATCCCCGACACTTTCGACCAGCCCGGCCTCGACCAGCAGTCCTCCGCAGGGGCGTCCCTGACGGTGGCCCCGGAGGGCGTGGCCGTCGCGGCGGTGCTGCCGGTGGTGGTCTGGCGGCGTAGGAGGGCGGATCGGCTGCGCACCACGGTGGAGCAGAAGAAGACCTCCGGGAATCGGTGA